The proteins below come from a single Longimicrobium sp. genomic window:
- the nusB gene encoding transcription antitermination factor NusB produces the protein MRSRSKARGWALQGLYAWESRGGEPEGAIRVLQTLFSTLRVSPHNRVYAEVLVRLVATNLARIDRALDESLTNWRLERLAAIDRNVLRLGVAEMLYVDDVSPRITIREMVQLAEKYGTAESPRFVNGVLDAVMRRVAPEKAAGPPQ, from the coding sequence GTGAGAAGCCGCAGCAAGGCACGGGGATGGGCGCTCCAGGGGCTCTACGCCTGGGAGTCGCGCGGGGGCGAGCCCGAGGGCGCGATCCGGGTGCTCCAGACGCTGTTCTCGACCCTCAGGGTCTCCCCGCACAACCGCGTCTACGCCGAGGTGCTGGTGCGCCTGGTGGCCACCAACCTGGCGCGCATCGACCGGGCGCTCGACGAGTCGCTCACCAACTGGCGGCTGGAGCGGCTGGCGGCCATCGACCGCAACGTGCTGCGGCTGGGGGTGGCGGAGATGCTCTATGTCGACGACGTCTCGCCGCGCATCACCATCCGCGAGATGGTGCAGCTGGCCGAGAAGTACGGCACCGCCGAGAGCCCGCGCTTCGTCAACGGCGTGCTGGACGCCGTCATGCGCCGCGTGGCGCCCGAGAAGGCGGCCGGCCCGCCGCAGTGA